The Acidobacteriota bacterium genomic interval CCTACCTTGGGCAACCCCTCTGGGGATAAAGAAATAGCAATCCAGGACAAGCTTTGTGTTATTTAATCCTAACCTCAAATATCGCAGCTTTTGCCTCTAAAGTCAAGCCGATTTGTGAAAAAAATAACGACGATAATGGAATTGACAGCCCCGGGAAAGATAATTATACTCTTATGTTGTTTGCACTTATGAAAATCAAGAGAAATTTTATCCCGCATTCGATAAAACCGGAAACCGGTGTTTCGTCACCCTCGGTTCGGCAAGGGGTGAGCTTTGTCAGACGGCTTGTGGTGTTGGCGGTCATAGCTATGGCGATCGCGTGCTCACGCCAGCAGGAGTCGGGAAAGCCTGCCGTACCGAACCCATATGAGGGCTGGAAGTACTTCACGTCAGAGAACGTGCGCATTTTCTATCCGCCGGGCCATCCAAACGAGGCGCAATTCCCCGAAGTCTGCTCGCGCTACGTTGACGCGATCAGGCAGGTCACCGAGAAGCTCGGCATGGAGCCGTACACTGATACATTGCTCGTGATCTACTACTCAGGGTGGGGTTCCGGACGGGAAATTACCGGGCGAGAGTACCCGTTCGGTACCGACAGCGCCATCCATCTCTGGTTGCCGAGCTTTCCCGGGCCGACCCTTATGCAGCATCTTCTGCCGCGCTGGGTACCGTTAGAGCCGCGGTCCGCGTTCCTCAAGCACGGTCTGATCGCCCTGTTTGATTTCTCCGGCCAGAACTACCACCTTTCGACAATCAGGCACTACAACCAGGGTAAGTTCATCGGGCTCGCCGATCTGGCTGCGGACACGACTGTCAACAGCAACATCGAACGGTACCAGTCGGCCGAAGCGGCATCGTTCGTAGCTTTTTGTCTGGCGCAGGCCGGGGAAGAGGGGATCAGGGCCTTGTATGCATCGCAACTGCCGTTCGAGCAGAGCAGCCGGACCCTGTTCGGTCTCGAGGTGGACTCCTTGGAGACTCTCTGGCTCAGATTTGTGCGTTTGAACGTACCTTCCGATTCCATCCATGATTCGCTGTGAGGCCGGAGCAATCCCATATACTGAAACCAAGCTGAGTGTTAACAGTTGCGAGGTAAGCCATGGCAGAGGCAGAGTGGAAGACCGCCATTACGGATATCGGGCCGGGGAGAATCGCTGTTCGAGGTTACAGCATCACCGACATTATGGAGCGCCTGTCATACGCGGAGGCGGTGTACCTGATATTGAAGGGGGAGTTGCCGGGGCAGGCGGAAGCGGCGTTGATGAACGCGATTCTCGTATCCTCGATCGATCACGGAGCATCCCCGCCGTCGGTCCTCGGAGCGCGAACGGTCATGTCCGGGGGCAATTCACTTAACGCAGCGGTCGCCGGCGGTGTGCTCGTAATCGGAGATTCGCATGGCGGAGCCATCGAGCAGTCGGCGCGGATCATGCAGGAATGGGCCGGGGAGCTGGACGACTCGGCCGGCAACGTCGTCGATGTAGCCGGGCGGCTCGTGGACCGGCTCAAGAAGACCGGGAAGCGGATGCCGGGCTTCGGCCACAGGCTTCACAAGGTTGATCCGCGGACAGCCCAGCTGTTCGGGGTTGCTGAGCGTCACGGATACAGCGGCAGGCACATCGCGCTGTGCAAAGCGCTTGAGAAGGTTCTTGCTGAGAAACTCGGAAAGCAGTTGCCAATCAACGTCGATGGTGCCATTGCGGCCGTCATCTCCGACATGGGGTTCGACTGGAGACTCGGCAAGGGGTTTTTCATCATTTCGCGGGTCCCCGGGCTGGTGGCGCACGCCTATGAAGAAATGACCCGGGAGAAACCGATGCGCAAGCTCGGACCCACGCCGTACGAGTATGACGGTCCGCCTGACAGGGCTCTGTGAGATCCTGTTTCCAGTCTGAGTAACTTTCGGTGCTGAAAATGACGAAGGGTGAGCCGCACGGCTCACCCTTCCCCGTTTCCGCACCGGAACGATTGCGTTTAGCCTACCTGCTGCGGCTCCCTGTTGACCGGCTGCTCGGGCACGGGCTGCCCGGCCGGCTCGACCTGGCGAACGCGGCCGAAAGCCATCATGCCAATCATGACAAAATTGACCAGCGGGACTATCATGAGCACGCCGATCAGAGGTGGATTGCCGGTCCGCCGGGCAACGTCCATCCACAGAATCGCAAGACAGATGATGTTGACGAACGGCACCAGACAAAACACGAACCAGAGCAACGACTTCTGTGCCATCTGAATCAACTGGATCACGTTCACCATGGGGATGAAAGCGAGCCAGGGGGTGTTGTGCCGGAGCTTCTG includes:
- a CDS encoding citryl-CoA lyase, which produces MAEAEWKTAITDIGPGRIAVRGYSITDIMERLSYAEAVYLILKGELPGQAEAALMNAILVSSIDHGASPPSVLGARTVMSGGNSLNAAVAGGVLVIGDSHGGAIEQSARIMQEWAGELDDSAGNVVDVAGRLVDRLKKTGKRMPGFGHRLHKVDPRTAQLFGVAERHGYSGRHIALCKALEKVLAEKLGKQLPINVDGAIAAVISDMGFDWRLGKGFFIISRVPGLVAHAYEEMTREKPMRKLGPTPYEYDGPPDRAL
- a CDS encoding DUF5684 domain-containing protein translates to MYEASNSGGFEGILFYLVVIAAYVYFTYAQYRIAQKLRHNTPWLAFIPMVNVIQLIQMAQKSLLWFVFCLVPFVNIICLAILWMDVARRTGNPPLIGVLMIVPLVNFVMIGMMAFGRVRQVEPAGQPVPEQPVNREPQQVG